One part of the Sphingobacterium sp. LZ7M1 genome encodes these proteins:
- a CDS encoding twin-arginine translocase TatA/TatE family subunit → MNLAFLNIGTQEMMLIILVALLLFGGKKLPELARGLGRGIREFKDASEGIKREISDQINNFEKEIDDIKTDIDKEPETNKPAATPIQDFEQVNAATETEEVSEEGVVEKKVPQFTAPAGTYEHKPYSTPTQDDYYSYGYNDHFGSNDSPAADDTQAVANSTETPEPEVEQNPLEDNNSKKA, encoded by the coding sequence ATGAATTTAGCGTTTTTGAACATTGGTACCCAAGAGATGATGCTTATTATTTTAGTTGCATTATTGCTTTTTGGTGGCAAGAAATTACCAGAATTGGCTAGAGGACTGGGACGTGGTATCCGGGAATTTAAAGATGCTTCTGAGGGGATTAAGAGAGAGATTTCAGATCAGATCAATAACTTCGAAAAAGAAATTGACGATATAAAAACAGATATTGATAAAGAGCCTGAAACCAATAAACCTGCTGCAACACCTATCCAAGATTTTGAACAGGTAAATGCAGCCACCGAAACAGAGGAAGTGTCCGAAGAGGGTGTAGTAGAGAAGAAAGTTCCTCAATTTACGGCTCCTGCTGGAACCTATGAGCATAAGCCATACAGCACGCCAACACAGGACGATTACTATAGCTATGGTTATAATGATCACTTTGGAAGCAATGACAGCCCAGCTGCTGATGACACCCAAGCAGTAGCTAACTCAACGGAAACCCCTGAACCCGAAGTTGAGCAAAATCCATTAGAAGATAATAATTCTAAAAAAGCCTAA
- a CDS encoding MATE family efflux transporter has translation MLQKIKSNKIYYLSTMALAGPVVISQLGHTLVQTADTIIVGHFAGTIPLAAVSLVHSVFMVVLVIGLGIAYGLTPLIAQENGRQNYKECAKLLSNSFWLNIVSAILLFLFVFYGSMFAMEHADQDPEVVKTAKPYLLILSLSIMPLMVFNTFKQFAEGLGFTKQAMNITIWGNVLNVIIAVILVKGMFGIEPMGVRGVGIATLVDRILMMIVMAWYVLKSKNFKRYIDHFSAKFIDFNRVKQIFKIGGPVAMQYVFEIGAFAGAALIAGKIGAVEQAAHQTAITLAAMTYMMASGIASAATIKVGNAYGNKNFFRLQKFATVSYHLVLIFMVICAIIFAVFNQYLPYIISKDHEVVVMASQLLIIAGMFQIFDGTQVVGLGTLRGMGDVNSPTFITFFAYWVIGLPTAYFLGIQLNFGVKGIWYGLTLGLLTSSILLYFRYRYMVMMKLPRHQLMVNG, from the coding sequence ATGCTGCAGAAAATCAAATCCAATAAAATTTATTACTTAAGTACGATGGCTTTGGCGGGTCCGGTTGTGATTTCACAATTGGGGCATACCTTGGTCCAAACAGCAGATACCATTATTGTCGGTCACTTTGCAGGGACCATCCCATTGGCAGCAGTTTCCTTGGTACACTCTGTTTTCATGGTAGTTTTGGTGATTGGCTTGGGGATAGCTTACGGCTTGACACCTTTGATCGCCCAAGAAAACGGTCGGCAGAATTATAAGGAATGTGCAAAATTATTATCCAATAGTTTTTGGTTGAACATTGTATCAGCTATCCTCCTCTTCCTATTCGTTTTTTATGGTTCTATGTTTGCCATGGAACATGCCGATCAGGATCCTGAGGTAGTTAAGACTGCGAAGCCATATCTGTTGATCTTGAGTCTTTCTATCATGCCCTTAATGGTCTTTAATACCTTCAAACAGTTTGCAGAAGGTTTGGGATTCACCAAACAGGCGATGAACATTACCATCTGGGGGAATGTGCTGAACGTCATCATTGCCGTAATCCTTGTGAAAGGGATGTTCGGAATCGAACCGATGGGCGTGCGTGGAGTGGGTATTGCAACCTTGGTTGACCGCATCTTGATGATGATCGTGATGGCTTGGTATGTATTGAAATCGAAAAACTTCAAGCGCTATATCGACCATTTCTCGGCCAAGTTTATTGACTTCAATAGAGTAAAACAGATCTTTAAGATAGGCGGTCCTGTGGCGATGCAATATGTATTTGAAATCGGAGCATTTGCAGGAGCGGCGCTAATTGCAGGTAAGATCGGTGCTGTAGAGCAGGCAGCTCACCAAACGGCCATAACACTGGCGGCAATGACCTATATGATGGCAAGTGGAATTGCTTCTGCGGCTACCATCAAGGTGGGCAATGCCTATGGAAACAAAAACTTCTTCCGCTTACAGAAGTTTGCAACGGTGTCCTACCATTTGGTATTGATTTTCATGGTTATCTGTGCAATTATTTTTGCTGTGTTCAATCAATACCTGCCATACATCATCAGCAAGGATCATGAAGTAGTGGTTATGGCATCACAGTTATTGATCATTGCAGGAATGTTCCAAATATTTGATGGTACGCAGGTGGTAGGTCTAGGTACATTACGGGGTATGGGTGATGTGAATTCCCCTACTTTTATTACCTTCTTTGCCTATTGGGTGATCGGTTTACCAACAGCCTATTTCTTGGGAATTCAACTGAACTTTGGCGTTAAGGGAATATGGTACGGTTTGACCTTGGGCTTATTGACCTCTTCGATATTACTATATTTCAGATACCGCTATATGGTGATGATGAAATTACCGAGGCATCAGCTTATGGTAAATGGATAA
- a CDS encoding dihydrolipoamide acetyltransferase family protein codes for MAIYKLLLPKMGESVSEATLTKWVKQVGDHIEEDDAVVELATDKVDSEVPSPVSGILKERLFEENQVVQVGEVIALIEIEGPEEESQEPQSTQQEEPTESSDTPVDTANESESIHKDLADVESPALEIPDHDIPGLDQVQEKNIQIESNHQEIHSGIRFYSPLVRNIAQQEGISQKELDGIPGTGGEGRVTKQDILNYLEQNKGVQVPKPVQPATEERPQPKIVEPQTPAAQVVKSSNGDSEIIEMDRMRRLIADHMVNSVKTSPHVFSVVEADVTNLVNWRNKVKDGYKKSEGENITFTPLFIEAIAKAIKDFPMVNVSVDGYNIIRKKNINIGMATALPTGNLIVPVIKNVDQLSLTGISRSVNDLANRSRGNKLKPDDTQGGTFTFTNIGAFGNIFGMPIINQPQAAILAVGTIKKKPAVLETEFGDVIAVRHMMYISMSYDHRVIDGALGGQFIRRVADYLENWDSERVI; via the coding sequence ATGGCAATATATAAACTTTTGTTACCTAAGATGGGGGAGAGCGTCTCTGAAGCGACCCTGACCAAATGGGTAAAGCAGGTTGGGGATCATATTGAAGAGGATGATGCAGTTGTAGAACTTGCTACCGATAAGGTCGATTCTGAAGTTCCATCGCCAGTATCTGGAATTCTTAAAGAAAGATTGTTCGAAGAAAATCAGGTAGTTCAGGTCGGTGAGGTCATTGCCCTGATTGAAATTGAAGGACCTGAGGAGGAAAGCCAAGAGCCTCAGTCTACCCAACAGGAAGAACCTACTGAAAGCTCAGATACGCCTGTAGATACTGCAAACGAATCCGAATCCATTCATAAGGACCTTGCTGATGTCGAATCACCGGCATTGGAAATACCAGACCATGATATCCCTGGTCTTGATCAGGTTCAGGAAAAAAATATTCAAATCGAATCCAACCATCAGGAGATCCACTCCGGCATCCGCTTCTATTCTCCTTTAGTAAGGAATATCGCTCAGCAAGAGGGTATTTCCCAAAAAGAGCTTGACGGTATCCCAGGTACTGGCGGTGAAGGAAGGGTTACCAAACAAGATATCTTGAATTACCTTGAACAGAACAAAGGCGTGCAAGTGCCAAAGCCTGTTCAACCCGCTACGGAAGAAAGACCTCAGCCTAAAATAGTTGAACCTCAAACCCCAGCAGCTCAGGTCGTGAAAAGTAGTAATGGTGATTCAGAGATCATTGAAATGGACCGTATGCGTAGGCTGATTGCAGACCATATGGTGAACAGTGTCAAGACTTCTCCGCATGTTTTCTCTGTAGTCGAAGCCGATGTAACCAATTTGGTGAATTGGAGAAACAAAGTAAAAGATGGCTATAAGAAATCTGAAGGTGAGAATATTACCTTCACACCATTGTTCATTGAAGCTATTGCAAAAGCCATCAAAGATTTTCCAATGGTGAATGTTTCAGTAGATGGTTATAATATTATCCGTAAAAAGAACATCAATATTGGAATGGCAACGGCACTGCCTACTGGCAACCTTATCGTTCCGGTAATCAAGAATGTCGATCAACTGAGCTTAACCGGAATCTCCAGGTCTGTGAATGACTTGGCAAACCGCTCTCGAGGCAACAAACTTAAACCAGACGATACCCAAGGTGGTACTTTCACTTTCACTAACATCGGTGCATTTGGTAATATCTTTGGGATGCCGATCATTAACCAACCTCAGGCAGCTATCCTAGCCGTCGGAACGATCAAAAAGAAACCCGCAGTTCTTGAAACTGAATTTGGTGATGTCATTGCTGTACGCCATATGATGTATATCTCCATGTCCTATGACCATCGCGTTATTGACGGTGCATTAGGTGGGCAGTTTATCCGACGTGTGGCTGATTACTTAGAAAATTGGGACTCTGAAAGAGTTATCTAA
- a CDS encoding competence/damage-inducible protein A produces the protein MKAEIITIGDEILLGQIVDTNSAWIAQELFAQQIQIQQITSITDQESHILEALHDAASRAEIIICTGGLGPTKDDVTKFTAAKFFNTSLVHNPEVMEHVKQIFHRFGRTMPEINKGQAEVLANADVLFNDWGTAPGMWVEHDGKVYVFLPGVPFEMKNLMTYRVLPKLKDFKTEEKVVNKYILTVGIGESHLAEHIAAIEDQFPPHIHLAYLPKIGLVRLRLTATGSDLEKLEVEAEDWKNKLVDRIGNAVVATEDISFEEVIVHAFSEKGKTLATAESCTGGNISRLITEIPGSSKMFNGAVVAYANEVKEHVLGVDRETLIAHGAVSEETVIQMAKGVQQRLEVDYAIATSGIAGPDGGTAEKPVGTVWVAIAGKNEVKTKLFHFHHDRLINIERTTAQALLMLWNLFQQESEF, from the coding sequence ATGAAAGCTGAAATTATTACCATTGGTGATGAAATCTTGCTCGGACAGATAGTAGATACCAATTCTGCTTGGATAGCCCAAGAGCTATTCGCCCAGCAAATCCAAATACAACAGATCACTTCTATCACAGACCAGGAAAGCCATATCCTGGAAGCATTGCATGATGCTGCCAGCCGTGCCGAAATCATCATCTGTACCGGTGGTCTAGGGCCTACCAAAGATGATGTGACCAAGTTTACAGCTGCTAAATTCTTTAACACTTCTTTGGTCCATAATCCAGAGGTGATGGAACATGTCAAACAGATCTTCCATCGTTTCGGACGTACCATGCCTGAAATCAATAAGGGACAAGCTGAAGTATTGGCCAATGCCGATGTGCTGTTCAATGATTGGGGTACTGCTCCCGGTATGTGGGTAGAGCATGATGGCAAGGTCTATGTGTTCCTTCCTGGGGTTCCATTTGAAATGAAGAACCTGATGACTTACCGTGTCCTTCCTAAATTGAAGGACTTTAAGACGGAAGAAAAGGTGGTCAACAAATATATCCTGACGGTCGGAATAGGAGAGTCCCATCTAGCTGAACATATTGCAGCAATTGAGGATCAATTTCCTCCTCATATCCATTTAGCATACTTGCCTAAGATCGGCTTGGTTCGATTAAGGTTGACTGCAACTGGATCAGATCTTGAAAAGCTTGAAGTCGAAGCAGAGGACTGGAAAAATAAATTGGTCGATCGAATAGGCAATGCGGTGGTAGCTACTGAGGATATCAGTTTTGAAGAGGTCATCGTCCATGCTTTTTCTGAAAAGGGAAAGACCTTAGCGACAGCAGAAAGCTGTACTGGAGGCAATATCTCCAGGTTGATAACCGAAATTCCGGGCTCCAGTAAAATGTTCAATGGAGCGGTTGTTGCCTATGCCAATGAAGTTAAGGAGCATGTGTTAGGGGTAGATAGGGAAACCTTGATCGCCCATGGAGCCGTAAGTGAGGAGACCGTCATTCAAATGGCAAAGGGCGTTCAGCAAAGGTTAGAAGTGGATTATGCCATTGCTACCAGTGGAATTGCCGGCCCAGATGGGGGTACGGCCGAGAAACCTGTAGGGACGGTCTGGGTGGCCATTGCGGGTAAGAATGAGGTGAAAACAAAGCTGTTTCACTTCCATCATGACCGTTTAATTAACATAGAACGCACTACTGCTCAGGCATTACTGATGCTCTGGAACTTATTTCAACAAGAATCAGAGTTTTAA